In the genome of Populus alba chromosome 11, ASM523922v2, whole genome shotgun sequence, one region contains:
- the LOC118047470 gene encoding uncharacterized protein: protein MSMRFLLEFVSCCGVSSGGGQEVPAESVGRQSEEETRELMTVRNDHRRRKRGRGSSTAGNNDSGVEWKPSLSAISENNVVVAGDRGVERVLNRKGSVTAGGGGSGGGRVREIANLSGYVDNYRRNGVSVVIPAFSPTPFMI, encoded by the exons ATGAGCATGAGGTTTTTGTTGGAATTCGTGTCTTGTTGTGGGGTCTCGAGTGGTGGGGGACAGGAGGTTCCAGCTGAAAGTGTAGGGAGGCAGTCGGAGGAGGAGACACGTGAGTTGATGACGGTGAGGAACGATCATAGGAGGAGGAAGAGAGGAAGAGGGTCTTCGACTGCTGGGAATAATGATTCAGGGGTTGAGTGGAAGCCATCATTGAGTGCGATATCGGAGAATAACGTAGTGGTAGCGGGGGACAGAGGAGTTGAAAGGGTGCTTAATAGGAAAGGTAGTGTTACTGCTGGTGGTGGCGGCAGCGGCGGCGGCAGGGTCCGTGAAATTGCTAACCTTTCCGGTTACGTTGACAATTACAG GCGAAATGGAGTTTCGGTTGTTATTCCAGCATTCTCTCCGACTCCATTCATGATTTAG
- the LOC118047469 gene encoding organic cation/carnitine transporter 4, producing the protein MSAIPSSEPDLRLPLLSSLEEPARKPEKGPDVQKLTIDDMLQKHCGEFGTWQLRHFVLTCLAWALEAFHTMVMIFADREPEFRCLSSGCDEMAKSVCGFEPGSWDWVGGAGSSTVAQWGLVCGEKYKVGLVQAVFFGGCMIGAGTFGHLSDSTLGRKGSLTVVCLLNAVFGCLTALAPDYWTYLLLRLLTGFSTGGVGLCAFVLATEPVGSSKRGAAGMSTFYFFSTGIAMLSGIAYIFPSWRELYIASSIPSILFLVIVLPFISESPRWYLVRGRINEAMALMRTIAKSNGKHLPDGVVLALDEDVNESSVNDQSDKQGFATKEAITGSVVDVIRSPITRIRLFLAVAINFMCSVVYYGLSLNVVNLDTNLHLNVVLNAVAEMPAFTITALLLDKLGRKPLTIGTLWFSGFFCFAGCLMGGVGIWKVVRMICGILGIFGMAGTYNLLFIYTAELFPTVVRNVALGCATQSAQMGAILAPFIVVMGGALPFAVFASCGFVGGLLAFYLPETLNRPLYDTITGMKEGEGGLSGV; encoded by the exons ATGTCTGCCATACCCTCCTCGGAACCGGACCTCCGGTTACCCTTGCTATCTTCTTTAGAAGAACCGGCAAGGAAACCCGAGAAGGGACCAGACGTTCAAAAGCTAACAATAGATGACATGTTACAGAAACATTGTGGTGAATTTGGGACATGGCAATTACGTCACTTTGTGTTAACATGCTTGGCTTGGGCGCTTGAGGCCTTCCATACTATGGTGATGATATTTGCTGACCGCGAGCCGGAGTTTAGGTGTCTTAGTTCGGGCTGTGATGAGATGGCTAAGAGTGTTTGTGGGTTCGAACCTGGTTCGTGGGATTGGGTTGGTGGCGCGGGGAGCTCAACGGTGGCTCAGTGGGGGTTGGTTTGTGGAGAAAAGTACAAGGTGGGGTTGGTTCAAGCTGTCTTCTTTGGTGGCTGCATGATTG gtgCTGGAACATTTGGTCATCTCTCGGACTCTACGCTAGGAAGAAAAGGCTCCTTGACAGTAGTTTGCTTACTAAATGCTGTGTTTGGTTGCTTAACAGCATTAGCCCCAGACTACTGGACCTATCTCCTACTTCGTCTCCTCACCGGTTTCAGCACCGGTGGTGTTGGCCTCTGCGCCTTTGTTCTTGCTACCGAGCCAGTAGGATCCTCGAAACGTGGTGCGGCTGGCATGTCCACATTCTATTTTTTCTCAACTGGAATAGCAATGCTGTCAGGTATAGCTTACATTTTCCCCTCTTGGCGGGAGCTGTACATTGCCTCGTCTATCCCCTCTATACTGTTCCTTGTCATTGTTCTTCCTTTTATCTCTGAGTCGCCGCGTTGGTACCTTGTTCGTGGGAGGATCAATGAAGCAATGGCATTAATGCGGACCATTGCTAAATCTAATGGAAAACATCTTCCTGATGGAGTTGTCTTGGCCCTTGATGAAGATGTAAATGAAAGTTCTGTCAATGACCAAAGTGACAAGCAAGGTTTTGCTACAAAAGAAGCAATAACTGGTTCTGTAGTTGATGTAATTCGCTCACCAATCACCCGTATTCGCCTGTTTTTAGCAGTAGCAATCAACTTCATGTGCTCAGTTGTCTACTATGGCCTTAGCTTGAATGTTGTCAACCTGGATACCAACCTTCACCTCAATGTGGTGCTTAATGCAGTGGCTGAAATGCCAGCATTCACTATAACAGCACTTTTGTTGGACAAGCTTGGAAGGAAACCATTGACAATCGGGACTCTATGGTTCAGCGGCTTTTTCTGCTTTGCAGGGTGTTTGATGGGAGGTGTTGGGATATGGAAAGTGGTGAGGATGATTTGCGGGATTTTGGGTATTTTTGGGATGGCTGGGACATATAATTTGCTGTTTATATACACAGCAGAGTTGTTTCCTACAGTTGTTAGAAATGTAGCCCTTGGTTGTGCAACACAATCAGCACAAATGGGGGCAATATTGGCACCCTTCATCGTAGTTATGGGTGGTGCATTACCATTTGCAGTTTTCGCAAGTTGTGGTTTTGTAGGAGGATTGCTTGCATTTTACCTGCCAGAGACACTAAATCGGCCATTGTATGACACGATCACCGGAATGAAGGAAGGAGAAGGTGGTTTGTCAGGTGTGTGA